A portion of the Citrobacter rodentium NBRC 105723 = DSM 16636 genome contains these proteins:
- the proV gene encoding glycine betaine/L-proline ABC transporter ATP-binding protein ProV — MAIKLEVKNLYKVFGEHPQRAFKYIEKGFSKEQILEKTGLSLGVKNASLAIEEGEIFVIMGLSGSGKSTMVRLLNRLIEPTRGQVLIDGVDIAKISDAELREVRRKKIAMVFQSFALMPHMTVLDNTAFGMELAGIAAEERREKALDALRQVGLENYAQAYPDELSGGMRQRVGLARALAINPDILLMDEAFSALDPLIRTEMQDELVKLQAKHQRTIVFISHDLDEAMRIGDRIAIMQNGEVVQVGTPDEILNSPANDYVRTFFRGVDISQVFSAKDIARRSPVGLIRKTPGFGPRSALKLLQDEDREYGYVIERGNKYVGVVSIDSLKTALSQAQGIDGALIDEPLAVDAQTPLSELLSHVGQAPCAVPVVDEEQQYVGIISKRMLLQALDREGANNG, encoded by the coding sequence ATGGCAATTAAATTAGAAGTTAAGAATCTCTATAAGGTATTTGGCGAGCATCCGCAACGTGCCTTTAAATATATTGAAAAAGGATTTTCAAAAGAGCAAATACTGGAAAAAACCGGGCTGTCGCTTGGCGTGAAAAACGCCAGTCTGGCCATTGAAGAAGGCGAGATTTTTGTCATCATGGGATTATCCGGATCGGGTAAGTCCACAATGGTACGCCTTCTCAATCGCCTGATTGAACCCACCCGCGGGCAGGTGCTGATCGACGGCGTCGATATTGCCAAAATATCCGACGCTGAGCTCCGCGAGGTGCGCAGGAAGAAGATTGCGATGGTCTTTCAGTCCTTTGCCTTAATGCCGCATATGACCGTCCTGGATAATACGGCATTCGGCATGGAATTAGCCGGCATCGCCGCGGAAGAGCGCCGGGAAAAAGCGCTGGACGCCTTACGTCAGGTCGGTCTGGAAAATTATGCGCAGGCATATCCGGATGAACTTTCCGGCGGGATGCGACAGCGTGTCGGCCTTGCCCGCGCATTAGCCATTAATCCTGATATTTTATTAATGGACGAGGCCTTCTCGGCGCTCGATCCATTAATTCGTACCGAGATGCAGGATGAACTGGTAAAACTGCAGGCGAAACATCAGCGCACCATCGTCTTTATTTCCCACGATCTCGACGAGGCTATGCGTATTGGCGACCGTATCGCCATTATGCAAAATGGCGAAGTGGTACAGGTCGGTACGCCGGATGAAATACTGAATAGTCCGGCCAACGATTATGTGCGCACCTTCTTCCGCGGCGTTGATATTAGCCAGGTATTCAGCGCTAAAGATATCGCCCGCCGCAGCCCGGTGGGGCTGATTCGTAAAACGCCGGGATTCGGTCCGCGTTCTGCGCTGAAATTATTGCAGGACGAAGACCGGGAATATGGCTACGTCATTGAGCGCGGAAATAAATATGTCGGCGTCGTGTCCATCGACTCATTAAAAACTGCATTAAGCCAGGCCCAGGGGATTGACGGCGCGTTGATCGACGAACCGCTGGCGGTCGACGCGCAAACCCCACTGAGCGAACTGCTCTCCCATGTCGGTCAGGCGCCCTGCGCGGTGCCGGTAGTCGATGAGGAACAACAGTATGTCGGCATTATCTCAAAACGCATGCTGTTACAGGCTTTAGATCGCGAGGGGGCAAACAATGGCTGA
- the proW gene encoding glycine betaine/L-proline ABC transporter permease ProW, translating to MADQSNPWDTAPAADSAARSADAWGTAAGTPTDGSADWLTSAPAPAPEHFNILDPFHKTLIPLDSWVTDGIDWVVAHFRPVFQGIRVPVDYILNGFQQLLLGMPAPVAIIVFALLAWQISGVGMGVATLVSLIAIGAIGAWSQAMITLALVLTALLFCVVIGLPMGIWLARSPRAAKIVRPLLDAMQTTPAFVYLVPIVMLFGIGNVPGVVVTIIFALPPIVRLTILGINQVPADLIEASRSFGASPRQMLFKVQLPLAMPTIMAGVNQTLMLALSMVVIASMIAVGGLGQMVLRGIGRLDMGLATVGGVGIVILAIILDRLTQAVGRDSRSKGNRRWYTTGPVGLLTRPFVK from the coding sequence ATGGCTGATCAATCCAATCCGTGGGATACCGCACCGGCGGCCGATAGCGCCGCCCGTTCCGCTGACGCCTGGGGTACGGCGGCCGGCACGCCGACCGACGGCAGCGCAGACTGGCTGACCAGCGCTCCTGCGCCGGCGCCAGAGCATTTCAATATTCTGGACCCGTTCCATAAGACGCTGATCCCGCTCGACAGCTGGGTCACTGACGGCATCGACTGGGTGGTTGCCCATTTCCGTCCCGTTTTCCAGGGGATTCGCGTCCCGGTGGATTACATTCTTAACGGCTTCCAGCAGCTGCTGTTGGGGATGCCTGCGCCGGTGGCGATTATCGTTTTCGCGCTGCTCGCCTGGCAGATCTCCGGGGTCGGCATGGGCGTGGCGACGCTTGTCTCGCTGATCGCCATTGGCGCGATTGGCGCCTGGTCGCAGGCGATGATCACCCTGGCGCTGGTGCTGACCGCCCTGCTGTTCTGCGTGGTCATCGGCCTGCCGATGGGCATCTGGCTGGCGCGCAGCCCGCGCGCGGCGAAAATCGTCCGCCCGCTGCTCGATGCCATGCAGACCACGCCCGCGTTCGTTTACCTGGTACCGATTGTGATGCTGTTCGGTATCGGCAACGTGCCGGGCGTGGTGGTGACCATTATCTTTGCGCTGCCACCGATTGTCCGTCTGACCATTCTGGGGATTAACCAGGTGCCGGCGGATCTGATTGAAGCGTCGCGCTCCTTCGGCGCCAGCCCGCGGCAGATGCTGTTTAAAGTGCAGTTGCCGCTGGCGATGCCAACCATTATGGCGGGCGTCAACCAGACGCTGATGCTGGCGCTGTCAATGGTGGTGATCGCCTCAATGATCGCCGTCGGCGGACTGGGTCAGATGGTGCTGCGCGGTATTGGCCGTCTCGATATGGGACTGGCGACCGTCGGCGGGGTTGGCATAGTGATCCTCGCCATCATTCTGGACCGCCTGACCCAGGCCGTGGGCCGCGACTCGCGCAGCAAGGGCAATCGTCGCTGGTATACCACCGGTCCGGTCGGGCTGCTAACCCGCCCTTTCGTTAAGTAA
- the proX gene encoding glycine betaine/L-proline ABC transporter substrate-binding protein ProX: protein MRQKFLITTAFATLVATSAFAADLPGKGITVQPVQSTITEETFQMLLVSRALEKLGYTVNKPSEVDYNVGYTSIASGDATFTAVNWQPLHDDMYAAAGGDNKFYREGTFVNGAAQGYLIDKKTAEQYNITNIAQLKDPNIAKIFDTNGDGKADMMGCSPGWGCEAVINHQNKAFDLQKTVEVSHGNYAAMMADTITRFKEGKPILYYTWTPYWVSDVMKPGKDVVWLQVPFSSLPGEQKDIDTSLPNGANYGFPVNTMHIVANKAWAEKNPAAAKLFAIMKLPLADINAQNAMMHAGKASEADVQGHVDGWIKAHQQQFDGWVKEALAAQK, encoded by the coding sequence ATGCGACAGAAATTCCTCATAACCACAGCGTTTGCCACCCTTGTCGCCACCAGCGCATTCGCTGCCGACCTGCCGGGTAAAGGCATTACCGTTCAGCCGGTACAGAGCACCATCACCGAAGAAACCTTCCAGATGCTGCTGGTCAGCCGGGCGCTGGAAAAGCTGGGTTACACGGTCAATAAACCCAGCGAAGTCGATTACAACGTCGGCTATACCTCTATCGCTTCTGGCGACGCCACCTTCACCGCGGTGAACTGGCAGCCGCTGCATGACGATATGTACGCCGCCGCGGGCGGAGACAACAAGTTTTACCGCGAAGGAACTTTTGTGAACGGCGCGGCGCAGGGATATTTGATCGATAAAAAAACCGCCGAACAGTACAACATCACCAATATCGCGCAGCTGAAAGATCCCAACATCGCCAAAATTTTTGACACCAACGGCGACGGCAAAGCCGACATGATGGGCTGCTCGCCGGGCTGGGGCTGTGAAGCGGTGATTAACCATCAGAATAAAGCCTTCGATCTGCAAAAAACCGTTGAGGTCAGCCACGGTAACTACGCGGCGATGATGGCCGACACCATCACCCGTTTTAAAGAAGGCAAGCCGATTCTGTACTACACCTGGACGCCATACTGGGTGAGCGACGTGATGAAGCCGGGTAAAGATGTGGTCTGGTTACAGGTGCCGTTCTCTTCCCTGCCGGGCGAGCAGAAGGATATTGATACCAGCCTGCCGAACGGCGCGAACTACGGCTTCCCGGTGAATACCATGCACATTGTGGCCAATAAAGCCTGGGCGGAGAAAAACCCGGCGGCAGCGAAACTGTTCGCCATCATGAAACTGCCGCTGGCCGATATCAACGCGCAGAATGCGATGATGCACGCAGGCAAAGCCTCTGAAGCCGACGTGCAGGGGCACGTTGACGGCTGGATCAAAGCCCACCAGCAGCA